ATATAAAATGGTAGCAAAATCTAATTGTTCCCGAATTTGAATTCTTATATTTTGATGTGATGGGTTTAGTCGTAAACTAATTAAAATCTGTTTATATAGATGCGCTTTTAAATTAGATAACTGCTCTTTTTTTACAATACCTTTTTTAAGAATCGCCGCTTCATCATAAACCGAAAGTTTTTCTAAAATATTAAAAAGTGTCAAAAATTTTGAATCTTCATTGACCCCCAAACGTCCTACATAAAGTTTAAATTGTCGCTTTTCGGACTTAGAAAGTGACTTTACTAATACAAACAAATTATCTTTTTGCTCTTTTGTCATAGTTATAAAAACCTTGTTATATAATTGATTTTCAGATATTTAATTAAGTTATAATCAGGTTAAACATCGTAAAAAAAGTGAGTTGAGTTATCATTTAATGAAACCAAAATATACATTCGTAATACAATAAGAAAATTTATTTTATTAAATGTCTAATACTAACGTCCAAATTTTTGACACAACGCTTCGCGATGGCGAGCAAGTCCCAGGCTGCAAATTAAATACCGAACAAAAATTAATCATTGCTGAACAGCTCGATTTATTAGGTGTCGATATTATTGAAGCGGGTTTCCCTGTATCAAGTCCTGGCGATTTTAAATCGGTTGAAGCCATTTCTAAAATTGTTAAGAATGCAACAGTTTGTGGTTTAACCCGCTCTGTTGAAAACGATATAAAAGTGGCTGCTGAAGCTTTAAAATATGCTAAAACGCCTCGAATTCACACAGGAATTGGAACTTCTGATTCTCATATAAAATTTAAATTCAACTCTACTCGAGAGGATATTCTTGAACGTGCTTTTAAAGCCGTAAGGTACGCAAAATCTTTTGTAGAAGATGTAGAATTTTATGCCGAAGATGCAGGAAGAACAGATAATGAATATTTAGCGCGTGTTTGCGAAACTGCTATAAAAGCAGGTGCTACCGTTTTAAACATTCCCGACACTACAGGTTACTGTTTGCCAAGTGAATATGGTGCTAAAATTAAATATCTAAAAGAAAATGTAAAAGGTATTGAAAAAGCTATTTTATCATGCCATTGCCATAATGATTTAGGATTAGCAACCGCAAACTCTGTAGAAGCTGTTATTAATGGTGCGCGCCAAATTGAATGTACTATTAATGGTATTGGTGAACGTGCGGGAAATACAGCTTTAGAAGAAGTTGTGATGATTTTAAAACAACATCCTTATTTAAATTTAGATACAAATATTAAAACCGAAATGCTTTACGGTCTTAGCCAATTAGTATCAGATAGTATGGGTATTTATACGCAACCAAATAAGGCTATTGTAGGAGCAAATGCCTTTGCACATAGTTCTGGAATTCACCAAGATGGGGTGATTAAAAATCGTGAAACTTACGAAATCATGGATCCTAAAGATGTTGGTGTAACCGAATCTGCTATTGTATTAACAGCTAGAAGTGGTCGCGCAGCATTAGCATATAGAGCAAAAAATATTGGGTACGAATTAACAAAACTTCAGTTAGATGAAATCTATGTAAATTTCTTAGATTTTGCTGACAATAAGAAAGAGGTTAATGATGATGATATCCATACTATCGTAGAAAAGAGCAGATTGTACAAAGAAATTATTTCAGTTTAAAACACTATAATGAAATTAAATATAGCCGTTTTACCAGGCGATGGTATTGGTCCTGAAGTTATAGCTCAAGCTGAAAAAGTCTTGAAAGCTATTGCCATGGAGTTTAACCATGTATTTACATTTCAGCATGCTTTGGTTGGCGCAAGTGCTATTGAAAAAACCGGCAATCCATTACCTGAAGAAACCATCGACATTTGTGAAAAAGCGGATGCTATATTATTTGGTGCCATTGGAAATGCTGCTTTCGATTTAGACCCTTACGCTAAAATAAGACCTGAACAGGGACTTTTAAGGTTACGAAAATCTTTAGGATTATATACCAATATAAGACCTGTAATTGCTTACGAAGATTTACTAAACAAATCGTCTTTAAAGAAAAAACAAATAAGTAACACTAACATTCTCATTTACCGGGAACTTACTGGTGGTATTTATTTTGGTGAAAAAAAATTAAGTGACGATGGTAATACCGCATCTGATATTTGCGAATATACCCGTTTCGAAATTGAGCGTATTGCCCATTTAGCTTTTAAAGCAGCACAATCCAGAAAACGCAAATTAACATTGGTTGACAAAGCCAATGCTTTAGAAAGTTCTCGATTATGGCGTAGAGTGGTACAAGAAATGGCACCACAATACCCAAATGTACAATTAAATTTCATGTACATCGATAATGCCGCCATGGAACTTATTTTAAACCCAAAACAGTTTGATGTTATTTTAACGGAAAACATGTTTGGAGATATCCTATCGGAAGAAGCCAGTGTTATTGTAGGATCTATTGGATTATTAGCTTCCGCATCCTTAGGTGAAAAACACGCTATGTTCGAGCCTATTCACGGTGCGTACTCAAAAGCAGCTAATAAAGGAGTTGCAAATCCTATAGCATCTATTTTGGCAGCAGCTATGTTGTTAGACCATTTTGGATTAGACGATGAAGCGGCTTTAATTAGAGAAGGTGTAGATAAATCGTTAAAACTACATATTACTACACCCGATTTAAACACGAAGTACGACAACATTACCACCACAAAAGTTGGCGATTTTATCGAAGATTTTATAAACAATCCAGATGAAACCAATTTAAACTTTACCAACATACATTTAGGGCAGTCCACAATCATTTGATTATTTGAGTTAGTCACCAAAATTAAAATTTTTGGAAAAGTCCTTAAAAGCGCATTGTTTACAATGCGCTTTTTTAATTAACGCTTAGCGAGTCTTGCCGCTATAAAACTAATTATCAATATTTGTGTTGCGTGAAATAACATCAAGGGTAATAAAACAATCCCAATAGCCGCCGTATTTCCAAACAAAATCTTAGAAAAAACGGTGCCGTGTACCAACGATTTTTTAGTACCACAAAACTGGGCTGTAATTTGGTCTTCCTTGTTAAAACTCAATTTTTCAGCAATAAACTTGGTGATAAAAAAAGCTAAGAAAAACAAAATCAATACTGCAACAAACATGAAAAACAAATCGAAGACAGATACCTCACTAAAAATATTTTCATAAAATGATTGCGCAAAACTTTTATAGATGATAAGTAAAATAACAGACTTATCGAATAAAGTAAGCTTACTACTGTACTTGTTTGCAAATGCATTTAAAAACCGTTGCAACAATAAACCAATAACAACAGGCAAAATAATTTGTACTATAAGCTTTGTGTAAATTTCGGTGAAGTCGAAATTAGTTTGAGAACTTTCAATAAACAAGCCCATCCAAAGTGGGGTAATCGCAATACCAATAATACCTGAAATACTGGCATTAAAAATAGCTGCAGGCACGTTACCTTTCCCTATAGACACCATAACCACAGAAGAGGATACTGTTGATGGCAAGGTTGCAAGAAAAAAGAAAGCCAACCAAATCACTTCCTGTTCCTGTGTTTGCAACAATGGATAAAATGCTAAAACAATAAGCGGGAAAATAATAAACGTTGAAGCCTGTACTAGCAGGTGAAGCTTCCAATTCCTGAGGCCAGATTTTAATTTATCAGGACTTAACTTCAGACCGTAAAAAAAGAAAATTAAAGAAATCCCTACCGTACTTATAGTATCGATGGGAACATGGCTCTGTGCTGTTCCCCATTCAGGAAAAACATACGCAACACCTATTACCGCTATAATGGACAAGACAAACTTATCGATTTTAATTTTCATACCCGTTTAACATTTATAATAGGTTAAGACACCTTGAAAGCAAGACCAAAAGTAATTTATTTTTTGAAAAGCAGCTAACAAGCAATAACTAAAGCGAGGTGTCTTGAAGAATATTATTTGCTAACAAAAGCTTCAAAAGCATCGTTATAATAAATAGTAATTTCTGTACCCTTTACAATATCTGTTTTAGCTACAAATGTTTGAATGAGATTCACAAAATCACGCTCGTCAACTTGGGCTGTTGGTTCTGAGCTATGGTTAAAAAAACTCCCCACATCACTCATGCAAATAGCATCATATTCTTCTATCCAAGGAAATTGAAGTGTTGCTAAAACTTCAGGCAAATTTTCATTTACATGAATAAGTGCCATGTCACATTTGGCTAATAATTCACCTTTAGTAATGTTTCGTGATGCAAAAACACCTTTTCCGTGTAATGGCGATTGTTTTACTTCAACTAAATTATTCATTGTTGTGTTTGTTTTTATGTATTATTGAATAAATTGTCAAACTATTTCCAATTTATTTCTACACTTTGATCTCGTTTTAATTCTATATTTTTCTTCACTCCATTACAAACTAAAACTGTTTTTCCATCAGCTTTTGCTGTTACTTTTGTGCTTTGTATTTTTTTATTTTTCCACACCATTGAAATCTCAAAACCACCTCGTGCACAAACACTATCTATAGATCCTGTTTCCCATGCATTAGGTAATGCAGGCAATAAATAAATAGTGTCTTCTGTAGATTGTATAATCATTTCAATAACCGCTGAAGCACCACCAAAATTACCATCAATTTGAAATGGTGGGTGTGCATCTAAAAGATTCGGATAAGTTCCTCCCCCAGCATGAAAAGTTGTTTTCAATCCGCTAGGCTCAACATATCGCAATAATTCACGATACATTTTATAAGCTCTATTGCCATCCCAAAGTCTAGCCCATAGATTTATTCGCCAACCTTTAGACCAACCTGTAGTTTCATCTCCTTTAATTTCCAATGATTCTTTAGAAGCATTTGCTAATTCGGGGGTTGTTTTTGGGTGAATTTGATGCCCAGGATACAACCCGAAAAGATGCGATTGGTGTCTATGTTTCGGATCTGCATCCTCCCAATCATAATACCATTCTTGTAAATTTCCTTTTTTTCCAATTTGGTATGGATGCAACTTTTTATGGGTTTGGACGACTCTTTCAGTGAAATCATCATCAATACTTAAAACTTCAGACGTTTTTATAAACTGCTCGAACAATTCTCTTATTAAAGCTATATCTGAGGTACAACCATATGATGTGGCTCCTTTATATCCTTCTGGAGTTAAAAACAGATTCTCAGGTGACGTGCCAGGTGATGTCATCCAGTTTCCCTTTTCATCTTGAATCATCCACTCCAAACAAAATTGAACAGCTCCTTTCATCAAAGGATAGGCTTTATTCTTAAGGAATTCTTTATCTTTTGAGAAGATGTAATGTTCCCATAAATGTGTTGATAGCCAAACACCACCCATATTCCAAATAACGGTATTAGGATCACTATTACCAAAATCATTAACCTGATTACTCATTGCCCAGATATCCGAATTATGGTGTGCTGCCCAACCTCCTATGCCATAAAAATTCTTAGCTGTAAACTTCCCTGTTTCTGCAAGTCCTTCAATAAAACTAAGCAGAGGTAAATGCATTTCAGACAAGTTTCCTATTTCTGCTAACCAATAATTTTCTTCAACATTTATATTCATGGTATAATTACTACTCCATGGTGGTCGTAAATATGGGTTCCAAATACCTTGTAAATTAGCTGGCACACCTTCTGTTCTTGAACTTGAAATAAGTAAATACCGCCCAAATTGAAAATATAAAATTTCTAAATTCTTATCTTCATGTCCTTCCGCATAACGCTTCAATCGCCCATTAGTGGGCAGATTGGGTGCTTTGGTTTCTCCTAAATCTAAACTAAGTCTATTAAAAAAAGATTGATAATCATTTATGTGATTTTGTTTTAAGTCATCAAACCTTTTTTCAGAAGCTTTATCTAACACTTTCTGAGCTAGAAATTGATTATCTTTCCCTTCTGTTACAGGGTTTTTATCAAATCCATTAAAACTTGTATCAATAGAAATCAATAAAACAACTTCGGTGCAACCGGACATTACAAGCGTTCCATTTTTGTAAGTTACAGTGCCATCGGTATTATTTACCTTAATTAAAGAAGTAAATCTGGTTCCCTTATTTTTATCAAATAATACTGCATTTGGCATATCACCCATGTAACTAGGTTCTGCATGATAAGGTGCATAGCCATTTACAACAAGTGTATTCAGTTTGCTAGTGACATCATATTTCAATAAACTTTCAAATTCTACTGTACCACTAATTGTTTTCTTTTTATCACTAGAAAGTCGAATAACCATTACTTGGTCTGGGTTCGATACAAAATATTCTCGTTTAAAGGTTGTCTCGTTAACTTTGTAGCTTACTTTTGAAATAGCATTACTTATATCTAGTTCTCGATAATATTCTTTTACTTCTCCTTGATTCTGAAAATTGATTTTAAGAGTCCCTAAAGGTGCAAACGATTCAGAAAAAACGCCTCGTGTTAATTTGTTAAGAGAATCTGCAAGTTTGTAGTTATGATCTTTAAGAGCTGCTCTTACTAATGGAATGCTTTTATAAGATTCTGGACGCATGTTCGGGTCTTCAGGTTCTCCTGACCACAATGTGGCATCATTCAAATAAATTTTATCAGAATGTACACTTCCAAATACAGACGCACCTAGTTTTCCATTTCCTAACACTAAGCTCTCTTCAAAAGCAGTCGCAGGGGCATTATACCACAGGAGATTTTTTGATTGTCCATAAGAAAACAGACAATTACTAAAACAGGTGAAAATGATTATTTGTATAACTGTTCTCATAATTAAAATAGGTTTGAAATTATGAGAACAAGTTAATTCTAATTGAAATGAAAATCAATTATTTTGGAAATTTATCTCGAATCTTATCTAGACTCAAATTATGAATACTACCAACATGCGAGTGCTTTTTAGAAGTATCTGGAACATACGTACCATTTTGTACTTCGCCTCCTATTTTTTGATATGCTTCTCTAAAACTTTGTCCTTCAACCACAAGCGTATTAATGTTATCAACCGTAAATAGGTATTTGTACAAATCGTTATGCACGTCAACATCTTTCACTATAACTTGTTTGATCGAAAAATTGAAAATATCTAAAATATCTTTCACATCTTCAAAAGCAGCAATCATGTTTTCTTTTAACAACTGAAAATCTCTATGATAACCACTTGGCAGATTATTGGTTATTAAAAGCATTTCGGTTTGAAGCGCTTGTATTTTGTTGCATTTACCACGAATCAACTCAAAAACATCTGGATTCTTTTTGTGTGGCATAATGCTACTTCCCGTTGTTAATTCATCTGGAAACGATATAAAACCAAAATTCTGACTCATATATAAGCACACATCCATCGCAAAACGACTCATCGTGTTACATAAACTACCTAAACTGGCTGCAATGGTGCGTTCGCTTTTTCCTCTACTCATTTGAGCAGCAACTACATTGTATTTTAAAGTAGCAAAATTCATTTCTTTGGTAGTCAATTCTCTATCAATAGGAAAAGAACTTCCATAACCCGCAGCTGAACCTAATGGATTTTGATCGACTGTTTTAAATGCGGCATCTAATAAATATACATCATCTATTAAAACTTCTGCATACGCCGAAAACCACAACCCGAACGATGATGGCATAGCCACTTGCAAATGCGTATACCCAGGAAGCACTTTGTCTTTATAAGTATCTGCCAAACCTAAAAGGGTTTCGAAAAGTGTTTGCGTTTTTTGTTTTACAGTGCCTAAATTTTCTTTGTAGTACAATTGTAAAGCCACTAAAACTTGGTCGTTTCTTGAACGTGCCGTATGGATTTTTTTACCAACTTCGCCTAAAGTTTTAGTCAATTCGAATTCAATTTTAGAGTGCACATCTTCAAACTGTGAGTCTATAACAAAAGTACCGTTATCTATTTGAGCCTCTAAAATTTTTAAGCCGCCTAATAATTCCACCAATTCATGTGCATTTAAAATACCCACTTTTTGTAGCATTTTAGCATGCGCTCTTGATGCTATTACATCGTATTTCGCTATATGTATATCAATTTCTCGATCGTTTCCAACGGTGAATTGTTCTATTTTTTTATCTATTGAAATACCTTTATCCCAGAGTTTCATTTTGTAATGTTTATTTGTTCAACTGTTGAATTGTTTATTCGATGTGTTTATTACACAATTACCCGATTCAACAATTCAACATATATTTTTATTCCTTCTTCAATTTCATGTAAATAAATAAATTCATCTGCTGAATGCGACCGTGTGCTATCGCCAGGACCCATTTTTAATGATTTACATGATAACCATGCTTGATCGGATAATGTTGGTGATCCATAAGTGGTTCTTCCCATAGCTATTCCTGCTTTTATTAAATCATGATTTACTGGAATAGACGAAGAATTTAGATGTAAACTACGTGGTACAATGCTAGAACATGGTGCGTTTTTTTGTAAAAACTCTGCAATTTCAGCATTGGTATATTTATCGTTTACACGTACATCTATGACTAATTCTACGTCGGCAGGCACCACATTATGTTGTTTTCCAGCATTTATTTGTGTGACTGTTAATTTCACATCACCTAAGGCTTCCGAACTTTTTTCAAAGGTCAAATCTTTAAACCACTGCAGTGTTTCTATGGTTTTATAAATTGGATTATCGTTGTTTGGATGTGCTGCATGACTCGCCGTTCCTTTTACTTTCGCATCAAAAACTACTAAACCTTTTTCGGCAACTGCCAAATTCATCAATGTTGGTTCGCCTACTATTGCTACATCAATTTTCGGAATAATTTTCAGCATGCTGTTTAAACCGTTAGGTCCGCTACTTTCTTCTTCCGCGGAAGCAACCAAAACTAAATTATATTTTAAATCTTTATGATTGTAATAATGTGTGAAGGTTGCTATTAAAGACACCAAACATCCACCTGCATCATTACTACCAAGACCGTACAATTTACCATCTTCAACAATAGCTTTAAATGGGTCTTTTGTGTAGGCTGTATTAGGTTTTACAGTGTCGTGGTGCGAATTAAGTAACATATTAGGTTTGCTAGCATCGAAGTACTTATTTACAGCCCATACGTTATTATTTGTTCGTTTATAATCTATGTTATAGCGCTTAAACCAAGCTTCAATATGAGATGCGGTTTGATCTTCTTCAGAAGAAAAAGACTCGGTTTCTATTAACTGTTTTAATAGCGCAATCGCATCGCTTGTTAATTCTTGTATTGCCATATTATAAAGTTATTCTTGTAAAATTATCATTCTCTTGGGTTAACATCGAAGTGTTTCCCATATTTATGGTTTTTACACCCTGATTTAAAGCATCAAAACAGTTTTCCAACTTAGGAAGCATGCCATCAGCAATGATACCTTGTTCTAGTAATTCTTTATATAAAGTAACATCGATGTGTTTTATCACGGATTTTTTATCCTTGATGTCTCTTAAAACACCATCCAATTCAAAACAATAATAAATAGATGTTTCGTAAAGCTCACTCATTCCAACGGCTACTTGCGAAGTAATGGTGTCTGCGTTCGTGTTTAACAACTGCCCTTTACCATCGTGGGTAATGGCACAAAAAACAGGTGTAAAATCGGCTTGAATTAATTTATCAATAGACTTGTGAGCCACTTTTTTAACATCGCCCACAAAACCAAAATCAACCTCTTTTACGGGTCTTTTTTCTGAAGCGATACTATTTATATCGGCACCCGTTAACCCAATAGCATCTACTTGTAATGACTGTAGCTGTGCGACAATATTTTTATTTACCAACCCACCATACACCATGGTGATTACTTCTAAAGTTTCCGCATCGGTGATGCGTCTGCCGTTTACCATTTTAGATTCAATGCCCAATTTAGCAGCCACATGTGTAGCTCGTTTTCCACCACCGTGTACTAAAATTTTTTTCCCTTTTAAGTTAGCAAATAGTTTTAGAAAAGCCTTTAAAGACGCATTGTCTTCAATAATATTTCCTCCTATTTTTACTATGGATAGTTTTTCCATTTTATAATTTAGTTATCATCTATCATACTGAGAACTAAAAACAAACAGATTGCTTCGTTCCTCGCAATGACACTATGAATTTACTTTATATTTTCTAATATTTTTTTTAACACCAACTGCGCTGCATACGTTCTGTTATTGGCTTGTTCTATTACCAATGAATTTTCACCATCTAAAACCGCATCTTCAACGATGACGTTTCGTCTTACAGGCAAACAATGCATAAATTTAGCATCCCCCAATTTTTTATTGGTAATCATCCAATTCGGGTCGGTATTTAATACTTTTCCGTAATCATTATAACTACTCCAATTTTTCACGTATACAAAATCGGCATTCTTAAATGCTTCTTCTTGATTGTAATTGATGGCTGTATTTCCTGTAATTTCTGGGTTTAACTCATAACCTTCTGGATGCGTAATTACAAAGTCCACATCCATTTTCTGCATGGATTGCACAAAACTATTTGCCACGGCATGTGGCAACGATTTTATGTGTGGCGCCCAACTTAAAACCACTTTTGGTTTTGATTTTTTTGTTTGTTCAGAAATAGTAAGTGCATCGGTAAGTCCTTGAAGCGGATGTCCAGTAGCACTTTCCATATTCACAATAGGCACAGAAGCATATTTTACAAACGATTTAAGCACGTGCTCACTTTCATCCTTTACTTTATCAGTTAAGGTTGGAAATGCTCTTACTGCAATAATATCACAGTATTGAGATACTACCGCTGCTGCTTCTTTAATGTGCTCTGCTGTGTTTCCATTCATAACAGTACCGTCTCCAAATTCGATTCCCCAAGCATCTCCCGACACATTCATAACTATAGGGTCCATACCTAAATTTAAGGCTGCTTTTTGAGTACTTAAACGCGTACGTAAACTCGAGTTAAAAAACAACAAACCAAGTGTTTTATGTTTTCCTAAATCGATATGTTTAAGCGGATTTGCTTTTAATGCTTTCGCTTCCTCAATCCATGAATGGATATTATCTATATCGTGTATGGAGGTGTAATTCTTCATTTGTAAATTATTTTATTTTGGTAAACGACACTTTGTTATTTATAGCATTTATGATGAAATCATCTTCAAGTCCGTTTACAATCCAAGTTTCTATGTTTGCTTTTTTTGCAACAGAAGCAGCTTCAATTTTTGACTCCATCCCTCCACTTCCATGAGATGATTTTGAGTTAACTACTTGTTTTGCTAATACTTCAAAATCTTCCACCAACTCAATCGTTTTTGGTGTTCCGTTTTCCATCGATTCTTTGGTGTAAATACCATGGGTATTGGTTGCAATAATGAATAAATCAGCCTTTAAAAGTGATGCAGTTAATGCCCCTAACTTATCGTTATCACCAAATTTAATTTCATCGGTAGCAACGGTATCATTTTCATTAATAATGGGGATGTAATTATTACTCACCAATACATTAATCGTATTAACAATATTTGTTCTACTTTGTTCTCTTTCAAAATCCGAATAAGACAATAAACACTGTGAGGTTAACAACCCGCTTTCTCTAAAAATTTCCTGATAAATACGAATTAAGTGTGGCTGACCAATAGATGCCAAAGCTTGTTTAACAGTAATTTCTTTGCCCTTGCTTTCTAGTTTTACAAACTGTTTTGCCGCTGCAATAGCCCCCGAACTTACTATAATAAACTCGTAAGTATCTTGAAGCTTTGCTATTTGATTTGCTAAATCTTCAATTTTACCTCTAGAAATATTATCGGTTTCCTTAGTTAGGGTATTAGAACCAACTTTTAGTAGGATGCGCTTCTTTTTCTGCATTATCTTATTTGTCCATTGCCATGAATAAACCATTTATTAGTCACTAAATGTTGCAAACCAATTGGACCTCTTTGGTGTAATTTATCAGTACTAATGGCTAATTCGCCCCCTAACCCTAATTGGCTTCCATCAGTAAAACGCGTAGAAGCGTTGTGATATACAGCCGCGGTATCTACATTTTCCATAAAGGTTTCAGCAACCGCATTATTTGTTGTAATAATAGATGATGAATGACCTCCAGAATATTTGTTTATCATCGCAATAGTAGCTTCATTAGATTCTATTTCCGCGATAGCGATTTTATAGTCTAAAAATTCTTTATACCAAATGTCATCCGACTGGATGGCTTCCACATTATCAAATTTTGAAATATAAGAATCGCCTAAAATCTGTACGTTAAATTCCTTAAGTTTTGAAATCAATGTTTTGATAAAAGCTTCTTTATTAGGGAGATTTTTATCAATCAACACTTTATCTAAAGCATTACAGCCAGAAATTTTAGCAGTTTTAGCATTAATAATAACCTTTAAAGCGATATCCAAATCGGCCTCATTATGAACGTACAAGAAATTATTACCCCGACCACTAATAATCACCGGGCAATTAGCGTGTTCTTTCACAAAAGCAATTAAACGTTCGCCACCTCGAGGCACGATTAAATCGAGTTTTTGTGTTGGCTTTTCTAAAAAAGCTTGTGTTTCAGTTCGGTTGAATTGTAAATATTCTACCCATTCTGTTGAAGCACCGTTACTTTTTAAAGCTTGATGCCATAATTCAACTATTTTTAAATTTGATTTTAAAGATTCTTTTCCGCCTTTTAATAAAATTTTATTTCCCGATTTAAAAGCAATTCCCGCAGCTTCTACCGTAACATCTGGACGTGATTCATAAATAATCAAGACGCTTCCAAACGAAGCCGTTTTATTATAAACCTGCATACCGTTATCGTGTTTAAAACTAAAGCGTTCAATACCTACAGGATCTGCTTGCGAAGCTAAATGCGTTACGGATGCAATCATTTCATCTACTTTAGAATCGTCTACTTTTAAACGATCGTACATAGAAATATCATCCCCATTGTATGCATCTAAATCTGTTTTATTAATCTTAATAATGGCCGCTCTTTCTTGTTCCAAAAGTTCTGCCATTGTAAGTAATACAGCGTTTCTTGTTTCTATTGATAATAAAGTATTCATTTTTTTGTTTTTTTTGAGTTGCAAAGCTGTAAAGTTTCAGAGTTTCTAAGCTTTGAAACTTTGAGGCTTTGTTTCTCCATTTTTATTTTTCGACTGTTTTCAAAACTTCGTTTAAAGCCTTGAAAAACTGATCGACGTGTGATTTTTTAATAGTTAACGGAGGTAATATTCTAATCAGTCTTTTGTTAGAAGCACCTCCAGTAAATATATGATATTCATAAATGAGTTTTTTTCTAAGTTCTCCAACTTCAAAATCGAATTCTAACCCGATCATTAAACCTCTTCCTTTAATATTTTTTATCTGCGGAATGGTTTTAGCTACAGAAATAAAATATTCTGAAATTTCATTCACATTAGCAATTAGGTTTTCTTCTTCAATGGTATTTAAAACAGCTACACCAGCGGCACAAGCCAAATGATTGCCACCAAACGTGGTACCCAACATACCATATTTTGCTTCAATGTTTGGATGAATTAAAATACCTCCAATTGGAAACCCATTCCCCATGCCCTTAGCTATGGAAATAACTTCTGGGGTTACATTATAATATTGAAAAGCGAAGAATTTACCTGAACGCCCATAACCTGACTGAACCTCATCGGCTATAAGATACGTATTATTTGCTTTACAAAGTGCATCTACTTGCTCAAAAAATTCGGCAGTTCCCTGGTCTAAACCACCAACCCCTTGTATAAATTCTAAAATCACAGCACAAACATCACCTTTTTCTAATTCTTTTTTAACACCTTCAACATCATTTAAAGGTAAAATGGTGACTTTTTGTTGTGCGTTTATAGGGGCAATAATATTAGGATTATCGGTTGCTGCAACAGCTGCCGATGTACGCCCATGAAAACCATTTTTAAAAGCGACAACTCTTGATTTTCCTGTTTTAAAAGACGCTAATTTTAAAGCGTTTTCGTTAGCTTCGGCTCCCGAATTACACAAAAATAATTCATAGCCTTTACATCCTGATAACGATTCAATTT
The genomic region above belongs to Mariniflexile litorale and contains:
- a CDS encoding 2-isopropylmalate synthase, which gives rise to MSNTNVQIFDTTLRDGEQVPGCKLNTEQKLIIAEQLDLLGVDIIEAGFPVSSPGDFKSVEAISKIVKNATVCGLTRSVENDIKVAAEALKYAKTPRIHTGIGTSDSHIKFKFNSTREDILERAFKAVRYAKSFVEDVEFYAEDAGRTDNEYLARVCETAIKAGATVLNIPDTTGYCLPSEYGAKIKYLKENVKGIEKAILSCHCHNDLGLATANSVEAVINGARQIECTINGIGERAGNTALEEVVMILKQHPYLNLDTNIKTEMLYGLSQLVSDSMGIYTQPNKAIVGANAFAHSSGIHQDGVIKNRETYEIMDPKDVGVTESAIVLTARSGRAALAYRAKNIGYELTKLQLDEIYVNFLDFADNKKEVNDDDIHTIVEKSRLYKEIISV
- the leuB gene encoding 3-isopropylmalate dehydrogenase, encoding MKLNIAVLPGDGIGPEVIAQAEKVLKAIAMEFNHVFTFQHALVGASAIEKTGNPLPEETIDICEKADAILFGAIGNAAFDLDPYAKIRPEQGLLRLRKSLGLYTNIRPVIAYEDLLNKSSLKKKQISNTNILIYRELTGGIYFGEKKLSDDGNTASDICEYTRFEIERIAHLAFKAAQSRKRKLTLVDKANALESSRLWRRVVQEMAPQYPNVQLNFMYIDNAAMELILNPKQFDVILTENMFGDILSEEASVIVGSIGLLASASLGEKHAMFEPIHGAYSKAANKGVANPIASILAAAMLLDHFGLDDEAALIREGVDKSLKLHITTPDLNTKYDNITTTKVGDFIEDFINNPDETNLNFTNIHLGQSTII
- a CDS encoding bile acid:sodium symporter family protein, translating into MKIKIDKFVLSIIAVIGVAYVFPEWGTAQSHVPIDTISTVGISLIFFFYGLKLSPDKLKSGLRNWKLHLLVQASTFIIFPLIVLAFYPLLQTQEQEVIWLAFFFLATLPSTVSSSVVMVSIGKGNVPAAIFNASISGIIGIAITPLWMGLFIESSQTNFDFTEIYTKLIVQIILPVVIGLLLQRFLNAFANKYSSKLTLFDKSVILLIIYKSFAQSFYENIFSEVSVFDLFFMFVAVLILFFLAFFITKFIAEKLSFNKEDQITAQFCGTKKSLVHGTVFSKILFGNTAAIGIVLLPLMLFHATQILIISFIAARLAKR
- a CDS encoding SET domain-containing protein-lysine N-methyltransferase, with the protein product MNNLVEVKQSPLHGKGVFASRNITKGELLAKCDMALIHVNENLPEVLATLQFPWIEEYDAICMSDVGSFFNHSSEPTAQVDERDFVNLIQTFVAKTDIVKGTEITIYYNDAFEAFVSK